A genomic stretch from Mycobacterium cookii includes:
- a CDS encoding heme o synthase — translation MSVRGHVAPSRVRETVLAYLALTKPRVIELLLVTAIPAMLLAHRGSVNPLLIFNTLAGGMLAAGGANTLNCVADADIDKKMKRTARRPLARESVPTRNALVFGLTLSVASFAWLWWTTNLLSGVLAVATIAFYVFVYTLLLKRRTSQNVVWGGAAGCMPVMIAWSAVTGTIGWPALVMFAIIFFWTPPHTWALAMRYKEDYQAAGIPMLPAVATERQVTTQILIYTWLTVAATLALSLATGWLYTAVAVVAGVWFLTMAHQLYAGVRRGEPVKPLRLFLQSNNYLAVVFCALALDSAMALPTLFRV, via the coding sequence GTGAGCGTTCGCGGCCACGTCGCGCCGAGCCGAGTCCGAGAGACCGTGCTCGCCTATCTGGCGCTGACCAAGCCGCGGGTCATCGAGCTACTGCTGGTCACCGCAATCCCGGCGATGCTGCTCGCCCACCGCGGCAGCGTGAACCCACTGCTGATCTTCAACACCCTGGCCGGCGGGATGCTGGCCGCCGGCGGCGCCAACACTTTGAATTGTGTCGCCGACGCCGACATTGACAAGAAGATGAAGCGGACCGCGCGACGTCCGTTGGCCCGCGAATCCGTGCCGACGCGCAACGCCCTGGTCTTCGGGCTGACGCTGAGCGTCGCTTCGTTTGCCTGGCTGTGGTGGACGACCAACTTGCTGTCGGGGGTGCTGGCGGTCGCCACGATCGCGTTCTACGTCTTCGTCTACACCCTGCTGCTCAAGCGCCGCACCTCGCAGAACGTGGTGTGGGGCGGGGCCGCCGGCTGCATGCCGGTGATGATCGCCTGGTCGGCCGTCACGGGGACAATCGGCTGGCCGGCGTTGGTGATGTTCGCGATCATCTTCTTCTGGACGCCACCGCACACCTGGGCCTTGGCGATGCGCTATAAGGAGGACTACCAGGCAGCCGGGATCCCGATGCTTCCCGCCGTCGCGACGGAGCGTCAGGTCACCACGCAGATCCTGATCTACACCTGGCTGACGGTGGCCGCGACGCTGGCGCTGTCCCTGGCGACCGGGTGGCTTTACACCGCCGTCGCCGTGGTCGCCGGAGTGTGGTTCCTGACGATGGCGCATCAGTTGTACGCCGGCGTGCGTCGCGGTGAGCCGGTCAAGCCACTGCGGTTGTTCTTGCAGTCGAACAATTATCTCGCGGTGGTGTTTTGCGCGTTGGCGCTCGATTCGGCGATGGCGCTGCCCACCCTGTTTCGGGTTTAG